The Acetobacter vaccinii genome has a window encoding:
- a CDS encoding class I SAM-dependent methyltransferase, which produces MSLFGDQLSLFSSSALSGAPDLFWGDLDGEDAPLPSPSAPEPLVIPQTDFHLSGPRGLATTWKDRARDNIAAMALLRVIEAEERNATPDEQTVLSRYLGFGASALANSLFPRAGETYRAGWEDIGKALEDASSAAERASLARATQYAHFTPDFIVTALWDMLMARGFQGGSVLEPGCGAGQFIARRPQRLDGRIAFTGIEMDSVTARIARVLFPKQWIRQEDFTKATLASDYDLASGNPPFSNRTVSVPEHRELRGFSLHDWFIARAIGALRPGGFAAFVTSRHTLDKSDPRARRHIAEEADLLGAVRLPAGTMSADAGTEVVLDLLVFRKRMIGDLPGDQGWLETAVVPESDEGRSPLWINRYLLDNPAQVLGQHGWGSSQFGLDYCCLPVAGVDLQTALPEALARIAPESRFLPPAEQRITRPELDGLSVGTAASGADLKEGSYYLHNRVLHQIIGGAGQDVPIRKGEQNELPRVLWRQNDP; this is translated from the coding sequence ATGTCCCTCTTCGGTGATCAGCTCAGCCTGTTCTCATCCTCGGCCCTCAGTGGTGCGCCAGACCTTTTCTGGGGCGATCTCGACGGCGAAGACGCGCCCCTGCCCTCCCCGTCTGCCCCCGAGCCTCTGGTCATCCCGCAGACCGATTTCCACCTGTCAGGCCCACGCGGACTGGCCACCACCTGGAAAGACCGGGCCCGGGACAATATCGCCGCCATGGCTCTCCTGCGGGTTATTGAAGCCGAAGAGCGCAATGCCACACCGGACGAGCAGACCGTGCTGAGCCGGTATCTGGGCTTCGGGGCCAGTGCCCTGGCAAACAGCCTGTTCCCCCGTGCCGGAGAAACCTATCGCGCAGGATGGGAAGACATCGGCAAGGCTCTGGAAGACGCCAGCAGCGCAGCAGAACGCGCCTCCCTCGCCCGGGCCACACAATATGCCCACTTCACACCGGATTTCATCGTCACCGCCCTGTGGGACATGCTCATGGCCCGTGGCTTCCAGGGGGGCTCCGTCCTCGAACCCGGCTGCGGGGCCGGGCAGTTCATCGCCAGACGGCCCCAGCGTCTCGACGGCCGGATTGCTTTCACCGGGATCGAGATGGACAGCGTGACCGCCAGGATCGCGCGGGTCCTCTTCCCTAAACAATGGATCAGGCAGGAAGACTTCACGAAGGCCACGCTGGCCAGTGACTACGATCTGGCCAGCGGTAATCCCCCCTTCTCCAATCGCACGGTCTCTGTCCCCGAGCATCGTGAACTGCGGGGCTTCAGCCTGCATGACTGGTTTATCGCCCGTGCCATAGGTGCCCTACGGCCCGGTGGGTTTGCAGCCTTCGTGACCTCACGCCATACGCTGGACAAGAGTGACCCCCGGGCCCGGCGGCACATCGCCGAAGAGGCAGACCTCCTGGGAGCCGTGCGTCTGCCCGCAGGCACCATGAGCGCTGACGCCGGCACCGAGGTCGTGCTCGATCTGCTGGTGTTCCGTAAGCGCATGATCGGCGATCTGCCCGGCGACCAGGGATGGCTGGAAACGGCTGTCGTGCCAGAGAGTGATGAAGGGCGCAGCCCGTTATGGATCAACCGCTATCTCCTCGATAACCCCGCACAGGTGCTCGGCCAGCATGGCTGGGGCAGTAGTCAGTTCGGACTGGATTACTGCTGTCTGCCGGTGGCGGGCGTGGATCTTCAAACCGCTCTGCCCGAAGCTCTGGCCCGCATTGCCCCCGAGAGCCGGTTTCTGCCTCCTGCAGAGCAGCGCATTACCCGACCCGAACTGGACGGGCTGTCTGTGGGCACAGCGGCTTCAGGGGCTGACCTCAAAGAAGGCAGCTATTATCTGCACAACCGTGTCCTGCATCAGATCATTGGTGGCGCAGGCCAGGACGTGCCCATCCGCAAGGGGGAGCAGAATGAATTGCCCCGGGTTTTGTGGAGACAGAACGACCCGTGA
- a CDS encoding ParA family protein, with product MTKIVLVSSPKGGSGKSVVTRHLLVAAAQACQKVIGIDFDRQGTIDKWGKRRHALRSKMPEFIDVPIIGAQLQDWRGGLSHSKGYDLAVIDTPPSVEDHMAAITGLAQAADIVVVPCACTQDDVDSIAPWIDVLNQVTNNTVVVLNRANRRTNSFARVRGRLIKVADVIPVELPQLEDVHVPSGKGLTLLDFTKSRGQEPFEELWAFINRKINNV from the coding sequence ATGACAAAGATCGTTTTGGTGTCATCCCCCAAAGGTGGCAGTGGAAAGTCGGTGGTCACTAGGCATCTTCTGGTCGCGGCTGCTCAAGCATGCCAGAAAGTCATTGGGATAGACTTTGATCGTCAAGGGACAATCGATAAATGGGGGAAAAGACGACACGCACTCCGATCCAAAATGCCGGAGTTTATAGATGTCCCTATTATTGGCGCGCAACTTCAGGATTGGCGTGGAGGCCTTAGCCACTCGAAAGGTTATGACCTTGCTGTAATTGACACACCACCGAGTGTGGAAGATCACATGGCTGCCATTACCGGCTTGGCACAAGCAGCAGATATTGTGGTGGTTCCTTGTGCCTGTACACAAGACGATGTCGACAGTATTGCCCCTTGGATAGATGTTTTAAATCAAGTCACAAATAACACCGTCGTTGTGTTGAATAGAGCTAATCGCCGTACCAATTCATTCGCTCGGGTTCGTGGGCGGCTTATTAAAGTTGCCGATGTTATCCCTGTGGAACTACCTCAATTAGAGGATGTGCACGTGCCAAGCGGAAAGGGACTGACTCTCCTCGATTTTACAAAGAGCCGGGGTCAAGAACCGTTTGAAGAACTTTGGGCGTTCATAAACAGGAAAATCAACAATGTCTAA
- a CDS encoding replication protein RepA, with amino-acid sequence MGTIHKLIEEHGKQGALSFDEDRKIIEIAADYMAYEDTGIGFLYSGFAHVGLPHKRLADDLVWQIETDRAVMIVEPGRRAIRGTNPVSVGVPYGSKARLIMLYLQTEAIKTQNREIELGKSLRDWLKRMGIPQGGKSIKDVKEQAERIFRCRISFHFQSGNSSGLINQNIVDAAIFTDDHKDNGKQQFLERVKLSELFYDQLQKHPIPIEEAAIRALNGHSQALDIYCWLAYRLHALKGPTAITWSALKAQFGAGVVRLDHFRPKFIDNLKIALAVYPAAKTEVTKTGVILHPSRPPIAPKIHGLSR; translated from the coding sequence GTGGGGACTATTCACAAGCTTATAGAAGAACATGGCAAACAAGGGGCTCTGTCCTTTGATGAAGATCGTAAGATCATAGAAATTGCTGCTGACTACATGGCTTATGAAGATACCGGCATTGGATTCCTATACAGTGGTTTTGCTCATGTAGGTCTGCCTCATAAACGCTTAGCCGATGACCTTGTCTGGCAAATTGAAACCGACAGAGCAGTGATGATTGTCGAGCCTGGAAGACGTGCAATACGTGGTACAAACCCTGTATCTGTTGGCGTGCCCTACGGAAGTAAAGCACGATTAATAATGCTTTATTTACAGACCGAAGCTATCAAGACGCAAAATAGAGAAATTGAACTTGGAAAATCGCTAAGAGACTGGCTAAAAAGGATGGGTATTCCACAAGGCGGGAAATCTATCAAAGATGTCAAAGAGCAAGCTGAACGAATTTTCAGATGTAGAATTTCCTTTCATTTTCAATCCGGGAACTCTAGCGGGCTGATAAACCAAAATATTGTGGATGCTGCCATCTTTACAGATGATCATAAAGATAACGGTAAGCAGCAGTTTCTGGAGCGGGTAAAACTTTCAGAACTGTTTTACGATCAGCTGCAAAAACATCCAATTCCAATCGAAGAAGCTGCCATCCGAGCATTAAATGGGCATAGTCAGGCATTAGACATCTACTGCTGGCTCGCATATCGACTTCATGCATTGAAAGGGCCTACAGCAATCACATGGTCTGCTCTAAAAGCACAATTCGGCGCTGGAGTAGTGCGCTTAGACCATTTCAGACCGAAATTCATAGATAACCTAAAAATAGCTCTCGCTGTTTATCCAGCAGCTAAAACCGAAGTGACAAAGACTGGGGTCATTTTACATCCATCCAGGCCACCTATAGCGCCTAAAATTCATGGGTTATCCCGCTAG
- a CDS encoding type II toxin-antitoxin system RelB/DinJ family antitoxin codes for MASINLRIDSILKDQAYARLAELGVTPSDLIRQTFEYVVQTGKLPVSRHVLSDEDTKLLQIARERLASPLPPITVNLEDL; via the coding sequence ATGGCTTCCATTAACCTGAGGATTGATAGCATTCTGAAAGATCAGGCCTATGCTCGTCTTGCAGAACTGGGTGTTACACCATCTGACCTGATCCGGCAGACGTTCGAATACGTTGTGCAAACTGGGAAACTCCCAGTCTCACGGCATGTACTCTCTGACGAAGATACTAAGTTGCTGCAGATTGCCCGTGAACGTCTGGCATCTCCTCTACCTCCCATTACGGTCAATCTGGAAGACTTGTGA
- a CDS encoding IS5 family transposase, with amino-acid sequence MKQPGFFDVEERLARLSGLGDQLEAFSRTVDFEVFRPDLEQALVYSDGSKGGRPPFDPVLMFKILVIQTLNNLSDERTEYLINDRLSFMRFLGLGLSDRVPDAKTVWLFRERLTQAGAIERLFDRFDATLRNAGYLPMSGQILDATLVAAPKQRNTNTEKADLRAGRIPEDWQDKPSKLSHKDRHARWTLKFTKAKRQDDGTIPSTDLAIPFFGYKSHVSIDRKFRLIRKWKTTDAAASDGARLREGLLDKTNTASTVWADTAYRSKANEDFMDKEGFVSKVHRKKPHLKPMPRHIQRSNAGKSVIRSRVEHVFADQKSQTGLFVRTVGITRATTRIGLANIVYNMRRFIFLERISTTA; translated from the coding sequence ATGAAACAGCCTGGTTTTTTTGATGTTGAAGAGCGGCTTGCTCGATTGAGCGGGCTTGGTGATCAGCTCGAAGCGTTTTCCCGGACTGTGGATTTTGAAGTGTTCCGCCCTGATCTGGAGCAGGCTCTGGTCTATTCAGACGGCAGCAAAGGCGGGCGTCCCCCGTTTGATCCCGTGTTGATGTTCAAAATTCTGGTGATCCAGACGCTGAACAATTTGTCTGATGAGCGGACAGAGTATCTGATCAACGATCGCCTGTCCTTCATGCGTTTCCTTGGCCTGGGGCTGTCGGACCGTGTGCCTGATGCCAAAACGGTCTGGCTGTTCCGTGAACGCCTGACCCAGGCGGGGGCCATTGAAAGACTGTTTGACCGATTTGACGCGACCCTGCGGAACGCGGGCTATCTGCCGATGTCGGGCCAGATCCTGGATGCAACACTGGTAGCCGCTCCAAAGCAGCGCAATACCAACACTGAGAAAGCCGACCTCCGGGCAGGGCGTATTCCTGAAGACTGGCAGGACAAGCCATCCAAATTGTCCCACAAGGATCGCCATGCGCGCTGGACGCTGAAGTTCACAAAAGCAAAGCGGCAGGATGATGGGACGATCCCGTCAACGGATCTTGCCATTCCGTTCTTTGGCTACAAATCGCATGTTTCCATCGATCGAAAATTCAGGCTGATCCGCAAATGGAAAACGACGGATGCCGCCGCCAGTGATGGCGCGCGATTGAGAGAGGGGCTGCTGGATAAAACCAATACGGCCTCAACTGTGTGGGCCGACACGGCCTATCGCTCGAAAGCAAATGAGGACTTCATGGACAAAGAGGGTTTTGTCTCAAAGGTTCACAGAAAAAAGCCGCATCTCAAGCCCATGCCCCGCCATATCCAGCGGTCCAATGCAGGGAAATCGGTGATCCGATCACGCGTCGAGCATGTCTTTGCGGATCAGAAATCACAGACAGGGTTGTTCGTCCGAACCGTCGGCATCACCCGAGCCACCACGAGGATCGGACTGGCCAATATCGTCTACAACATGCGCCGCTTCATCTTCCTGGAACGGATTAGCACTACAGCATAG
- a CDS encoding helix-turn-helix transcriptional regulator has product MRFEKVGVVINLARLLAASAEGMTLDEIALALDVSRRTAERLKAIVEDVFPQLESRPDGHRLRFRITGGINGFFHSPTSDELAELHAASLALQTAGCAERADLLVSLATKIKGALRGTEQRRLAPDIEALTTAIGYIPQVGPQPRVDRDTFECIRTALKGGNMLSFLYGENKTWRRKVSPWGILYGHAYYLVGPVAGKRKPVLWRFDKIIDIQIAGRASLPPAGWSVEAFVSQAFGVFQEKPERIIMRFNAGVAQDAGRFLFHPAQKLKKQADGSLVVEFESGGAVEIAHHVFTWGTSVEIIEPASLKKRLCDMLTDALKHHQKY; this is encoded by the coding sequence ATGCGTTTCGAGAAAGTGGGCGTAGTCATTAACCTGGCACGCCTTTTGGCAGCCAGCGCTGAAGGAATGACTCTTGATGAGATCGCTCTTGCTCTTGATGTCAGCAGGCGGACTGCTGAGAGACTGAAAGCTATAGTCGAAGATGTGTTTCCTCAATTAGAGTCTAGGCCCGATGGGCATAGACTTCGTTTTCGAATTACCGGCGGGATTAACGGGTTTTTCCACTCTCCAACGTCAGACGAACTCGCCGAACTTCATGCAGCCTCTCTTGCCTTACAAACGGCAGGCTGTGCTGAGCGGGCGGACCTACTCGTATCGCTTGCTACCAAAATCAAGGGTGCACTGAGAGGGACAGAGCAACGCCGTCTTGCGCCTGATATAGAGGCTCTGACCACTGCCATTGGGTATATACCGCAAGTAGGCCCGCAACCTCGTGTTGACCGTGATACCTTTGAGTGTATTCGAACGGCTCTGAAGGGTGGCAACATGCTCTCTTTTCTCTATGGGGAAAACAAGACATGGCGTCGTAAGGTCTCTCCGTGGGGAATCTTATACGGGCACGCCTATTATCTTGTTGGCCCTGTAGCAGGGAAAAGAAAACCCGTACTATGGCGTTTTGATAAAATAATCGATATTCAAATTGCAGGCCGTGCAAGCCTCCCCCCTGCGGGCTGGTCCGTGGAAGCATTCGTATCGCAGGCTTTTGGCGTTTTTCAGGAAAAGCCGGAACGTATTATTATGAGGTTTAATGCTGGCGTTGCACAGGATGCTGGCCGATTTTTATTTCATCCTGCCCAGAAATTAAAAAAGCAGGCTGATGGCAGTTTAGTGGTGGAATTTGAATCAGGTGGGGCTGTTGAAATTGCCCATCATGTTTTCACATGGGGAACATCTGTTGAAATCATTGAACCTGCTTCTCTGAAAAAGCGCTTATGTGACATGCTGACTGACGCTCTAAAACACCATCAAAAATATTGA
- a CDS encoding tyrosine-type recombinase/integrase produces MHDQDGTDLTVADGHGVPQKRQQSALSVTDEAAVQAAFQKADSYARSADAPATLRAYRADWEGFAAWCSTHGFLPVPAEPRVVGAYLASLAETHAPASLRRKLSAIGKMHRFNSLPWNPAHRDIQQPLRGILRQHGRPTRQAAALTMDILKQLVATCDLSARGRRDRLMLLLGFAGALRRSELVGLNVNDVARTADGLTVTVRRSKTDADGEGARVGIPRGRHPQTCPVLAFDAWQAVALRNSGPLFRRISVAGRIASEALKPYAVQRILLHRMSLAGIEMKALSPHAMRVGFITEAYNRGVRDEDIMKHTRHKDLRTMRGYVRRAGLITDSPAGLVGL; encoded by the coding sequence GTGCACGACCAGGATGGGACTGATCTGACTGTGGCGGACGGCCATGGGGTGCCACAGAAACGGCAGCAGTCTGCGCTCTCCGTAACGGACGAGGCAGCAGTACAGGCGGCGTTCCAAAAAGCGGATTCCTATGCGCGATCGGCGGATGCGCCCGCGACACTGCGCGCCTATCGGGCAGACTGGGAGGGCTTCGCCGCTTGGTGCAGCACGCATGGCTTCCTTCCTGTACCAGCGGAGCCACGGGTGGTTGGCGCCTACCTCGCCAGTCTGGCGGAAACGCATGCGCCGGCCAGCCTGCGTCGGAAGTTGTCCGCAATCGGCAAAATGCACAGGTTCAATTCTCTGCCATGGAACCCGGCTCACCGCGACATTCAGCAGCCACTCCGGGGTATTCTTCGCCAGCACGGTCGACCGACCCGACAGGCTGCTGCGCTCACCATGGACATCCTTAAGCAGCTGGTTGCAACCTGCGACCTTTCGGCCCGAGGACGCAGGGACCGGCTGATGTTGCTACTTGGATTTGCCGGTGCACTCCGGCGATCCGAGCTCGTCGGTCTGAACGTCAACGATGTTGCGCGGACCGCTGATGGTCTGACCGTGACGGTACGACGCAGCAAGACGGATGCAGACGGAGAGGGGGCCAGGGTCGGCATTCCACGTGGCCGTCATCCCCAGACCTGTCCCGTCCTTGCGTTCGATGCCTGGCAGGCTGTGGCGTTACGGAACTCAGGACCTCTCTTTCGGCGGATCAGTGTTGCCGGCCGGATCGCGTCCGAGGCTCTGAAGCCTTACGCCGTGCAGCGCATTCTTCTCCACCGAATGTCCCTCGCCGGCATTGAGATGAAAGCCCTCAGCCCTCACGCAATGAGGGTCGGTTTCATCACGGAAGCCTATAACCGGGGTGTACGGGACGAAGATATCATGAAGCACACCCGCCATAAGGATCTCCGGACTATGCGTGGCTATGTGCGGCGCGCAGGCTTAATCACCGATAGCCCGGCTGGTCTTGTGGGGTTGTAG
- a CDS encoding recombinase family protein, producing MNQRIGYARVSTEDQHLDLQRDALQKAGCGIIYEEAASGKSATRPELEQCRKALRSGDTLVVWRLDRLGRSLPDLVQIVADLERSGISFESLTEKIETRSAAGKLVFHVFAALAEFERSLIRERTHAGLAAARARGRSGGRKPKLGEKQVREIKALLRDPEIQVADVARRYGVSRTTLYKHVGVVAPRHS from the coding sequence ATGAATCAGCGTATTGGATATGCGCGGGTCTCCACGGAAGACCAGCATCTGGATCTACAGCGCGACGCGCTTCAGAAGGCCGGGTGCGGTATCATCTATGAAGAGGCCGCGAGCGGTAAGAGCGCCACACGCCCTGAGCTTGAGCAGTGCCGCAAGGCTCTTCGTAGCGGCGACACGCTCGTGGTGTGGCGCTTAGACAGGCTCGGTCGCAGTCTACCCGACTTGGTGCAGATTGTGGCCGATCTTGAACGCAGCGGCATCAGCTTCGAAAGCCTAACCGAGAAAATTGAAACCCGCAGTGCTGCTGGAAAGCTCGTTTTTCACGTGTTTGCTGCCCTGGCGGAGTTCGAGCGTAGCCTGATCCGCGAGCGCACCCATGCTGGCCTAGCCGCAGCGCGCGCTAGAGGCCGCTCCGGTGGCCGCAAACCTAAGCTTGGGGAGAAGCAGGTCCGCGAGATCAAGGCGCTCCTGCGCGACCCAGAAATCCAGGTTGCTGACGTGGCCCGACGTTACGGAGTTTCCCGGACCACGCTTTACAAGCACGTAGGCGTCGTTGCCCCGAGGCATTCATGA